The Nymphaea colorata isolate Beijing-Zhang1983 chromosome 11, ASM883128v2, whole genome shotgun sequence genome includes the window TGATTGTGAATGTGAAAGAGCATGCTGCGATGAAGAAGACCGGCAAGAACAGGCAAATCCCAGTGATTTTGTCCATGCTGATGGTGACAGCACTAAGTTGGCAGCTGAGCTAGAGATTGATGAATGACCTGCATGCTGAATGAGGGAATGTGAGCATAATTTGAAGGTTTCATTTGCTGTGTCTAGATCAGATCAAGGTGACAAGTTTAGGTTAAGTATTTTGTGCTATAGAAGTGAAGGTGGCCTCTTAACGAAGAAAATATATTCCGTCCTAGAGTTTGCATGCACGGCACACATTCTTGCATGCCTAGAAATTGCACTTCCTGTCGCCTGACATCAAAATAAGAGCAGTGCTCATCTTTCACACCaggaatgacaaaaatgaagtcGGTTTTGATTATCCCTCCCTTTGCCTTTTTCCTGTGCAATTAGATAAACCAATGAAAGAAGATTGAGAACAGCGGATACAAATCGAAGTGAGTCAAGTGATAGTTACATCCAATTCAAACGAATATTGTATTTGGCTAACTTATCAAGATGGTTAACACGGATTATTAACATTTTCTTAATGTTGAATGCACTTGACCCAGGCAGACTACTTTTGACTCGAACGGCAAGTGTAAGGGTCAACATAGGTTCGTATGCTTTCCTTGCAAGTATACATCAGATAACCTACGTGCATTTTCCATGGTCCAAGACATCATCATATTCGAAATGTAGAATAGCCTCTTGATTATGGAATATAATAAGGCGACAAGACGTAAAGTTTACAAATCTCACATTACTTTCACCGTTCTTGGCACTTCCACGCCGCCCTTCACACCTGCATATACatccccctctctctcgctcgcgaTCGGTGGACGGGGTAGCCTGTTGGGCAGACACCAACCTGACAATGTTCTATTATATCCGCCTCCTTAGATGCCAATTGAGCAGTTTATCCTTCCAGATTCGTTCCCAACAGGCCAACAATCCAAGATTCAAAGACCGCAGAAATAACTTGGCGAATAGAAGCGCTACTTTTAGCATCCACTCGTATCTGATCTGATTAAGCTTCAGAAAATTAGCCTTCAAATTAGGACTGCAAATGAGACTTATGACCATGACGTTAATTCCTATCGGCTTTTGTGGTCGAGGAAATATGAAAGCTTCACATTAGACGCTGACAAGTTCATTTGAAAGTTGATTCTTGATAGTAGCAACCAAAATAGTTGGCTGCCCAACATTATTTAAAAGTTTGCAGTAATAATGGTCTAAACTGGAGATTACATCCTCAAAGGCTACTCTGTTCCTGATCTGTCAAATACTCCTCGCTGCCACCCGAAAAGATGACCACCATGACAGACCCGCCACCTTCACATTGAAACGCTTCTTACACCATCCCTAGAGCCACCGTGAAAACGTGACCATGCCTCAACTGCcaccgctctctctctctctctctcccacatgCGCACACACTCCTAGACAACTAAAATCCATTCTCAGTGCAATATTAATGCCAAAAAACCTTCTAGttgtaaaaaattttgtccACTACATTGTACTGCTCAACCACAAAAGATATCTTTCAAGAGCTTGCAGCTTCATCTTCAACTTCAGATTCCTTGGCATCATATTCCGGCTTACTGCTAGGAAGAGGGCGGCCACTTAAAGGATCAATCACACGGGGATCACGAGGCCCACCTTTACGTGACATTGCTAGCATAGGAGGTGGCGGCAAAAGCCCTGCCCGGAAAAGAATTTGTTGAACTGGTTCAGAGGGCTGAGCACCAACAGATAACCAGTATCTGAATAAAGAAACAGCACTGACATCAGCAACTTAAGTGCACGCGTGCATACTTCGGGCACAGACACATGCAGATGAATCAGACAAACAGAACGTACGcatctaaaaaaaatctatttttcaagCATAAAGCTGCATCATGTCAACCAATTAAGACAGCAGAGCAACTTATGCAACATTGCATGCAGAACAAGCATGTAGATGAGAATATCAGAAACAATGAGTTGACATTGGCCTATGGAGGATCAGTGAAAAGTAACCTGCCAAATTAATTACTCTTTTTTCTCCTCATAAAAGAAGCCGGcatgaaatatgtaaacaacCTTACTCTTGGGAATTCCATTGTGGAAATTGTTAATAGTTCTAGCTGCAAATTCTTTTCATATTACTTGTAGACATGAAAACTCCCATGGCAAAAAGACATGCACGTGATACACTTGTCCATCATTTTTGCTTCCATAGCACCAGTTTCCTGGAGATAGTTTataggaaaggaaaagaaaattcgTAACCCTGTAAGTTACAGTAGAGACTAGAGAATTAAAACTTCCAACTGTTTACTCAAGGAAAGTTGCCAAATCCATTTATTGGCATCTGAACTCACAAATAGCATGAAGGTTCTGTCTGAGTAGCAATAAACAGACAAGCCCAAAGCTACTTGCATGGTTGAGGTTTTGCATTTAGAGAAACTTTTCACACCATAGAAGCAATGTCTAAACTATAAACATTTAATTACTCCAGAAAGTATAGGTAAAATCTTTAAATCCTCATCTTAAAGATCTCGCTTGTCGAACAAGCAAAGCCCATAATGATCCTCTTCCATCTTGATGATAAAATTTATTATTGTTCTATATAAAGTTTGCCCTGAGATTAATGATCACAAGTAGTTACAGAACAGTACATCTAATCTCCTAATAGCAAGCAGAAAAACTTGACTGTACCTAAGCCTGAGACACATATACCATAATGCTTAACCTCATAACCCTGCTCATACTTGGGCTATCACATGTCTTGAAGCACATGAGTACATTTAACTTCAAAATTTATGGGATCAGAGCTCTTGCAGTAACTCCATTCTCTACATGGCAGGAAGAACACACATGCTAGCTCCACGACAATATGGAATGATTCAAAATGCATTTCCAAATGACAAACGCCAAACCACATTAATCATCAAAGCAAAAAGCTGAAGGCAAACATCATTTCATGCAGTCCTTGTTTAACATTGCCCAGGCATaggcaagaaaaagaaatagccaaTTACTTACCAAGACAAGCATTTAAACAAATACTTGCCAAGCAAGTGTTACATTAACATATGCAGACATGCACATTTACAAGAGAGAGCATGCACATTTACAAGAGAGAGCTCAACCAGATGCGTACTCAAGCACATGATGAACTTTTAGGTAAAACACTTTGTCATGCAGTAAGAAGCATACACAAAGTATGCAGGTATCCCTGGAAGTTTTCTATTCTTGAAAGCCAACttaccatttctttcttttcacttagtttttttaatcaaatttctttttttacctgCAGCACCCTACCATGTAAGTGAGGATGTGGACTGGGAAGCCATGAACATGAATCAAAACAAAGTTTACTCTTTCTGAAAAGTCAAAAGGAAAGTGTATCAAAGAATCTGGAAGGTTAATCAACACATCAATGTTATGTTCCCTTCATACACTTGTACTTTTACATTCAACTCCACACCACGTCTCTGGTGTCCGCAATTCAAGCTAGTATGATACCTGATGAGAACCCTCTGATGTAGACAATAATCTACGGCCGACTTACGATATTTTCGATTTATcataaaaacatcaaatttcttgtaccactacctaggtgcttgtttaagtccatacaaggtcttctttaacttgcaaacTAGCAACTACAAAACCTTTGGCTAtatcatgtagatttcttcctctagatctccataaagaaaaacaatttttacaTCTACCTGTTTCAACTcccaaaccaagtattaccctgatagatgacattttaaccacatgagagaaaatttcatcaaaatcaatacctctttcctgcttgaaacctttcaccactgACCAAGCTTTGTATCTCAACCTGTCTTAGCCTTCATTTTTAAGCGTGTAGATCCATTTGTTTTGCAgcattttcttactttttcatagctctaccaaatcaaaagtgtgattcttataTAGAGAattcatctcttctttcatagcttgaATCtattcatctttatgcacatcatctTGCACATTTGCATAGAATTCTGACTCTCCACtatctgtaaacataatatattcattagtacaatatctagtagatggtatATGTGCTTTTTTATCTCTCCCAAATTGTTCTTCAATTGGTTCTGAATGAGGAAGAAGCTCCCCatccaactcatgctcataatcagtttgagtctccatATCCATAGGGTTGTCATCTGTATACTGCTCTATTGCCCctatttccttttcctttacaTTTTCATTAGTCTCACCATgctcaaatgaaaattcttCAGGTTTTACACAtcatgaacaccactagcattTTGTTATGATCATGTATGGATCGTGGGGTGACCAGTAGGAGTCAGATTGGGTTGAGCATCAGtatctgttttttttatgtttttaagttAGACTAATCCAATATGGATCTACTTTCAGTAGGAGTCGGTCCGGTCTAGACTCGCAGTTGCTTTATACTTAAGCTTGTGTTTTGCCCTAATTAAAGAGGATTTTGCCGTTGGcattttcctctctccctctgttcccctctcttcttcccttttaCGCACCTCCACCTTGTTAGCCGGCGGCTAACACATTCACACCTGATTGTTTGTTTGTCTCTCATGACATCTTCAATCGTTTAATCATCTTTGAAAACAACATCATGACTCttgtagattttgtcattctttggatctCACAACCTGTAATcaaattcatcatcttcatAACCAAAAAATATTAGAGGAATAACTTTATCATCTATTTTTGGTTTGatgttctttaggtacatgcatgaaagctttgcaaccaaaaactgagaggtgatcatacttaacctCTTTATCTTACCAAACTCTTTTATCTTACCAAACTCTCTGTGGAATatctccatctagaggcactTAAGGAGATCTGTTTATCAAATAAACTGCAGAGCGCATTGCCTCTCCCCAAAAATATTTGGGCAACTTAGAGCTAGATGGCAAACTTCTGATTCTCTCAAATGTAGTTTTGTTCATCATTTCTACAACTCCATTCTGCTGAGGAGTATAGGGAACAgccttttcatgtctaataccatgctTAAGACAATATTCTCGTAGAGAAGAAGCtatgtactcaccaccattatctgtatgtagtctcttcatcttcttaccaaTCTCACGCTCAAccgctgcatgaaaagtcatgaagatatTACTtacttcaattttgtttttcattgtaAATGCTCACACCTTCCTAGATGCAtatcaataaatgtgacaaaataGGATGTTCCACCTTTACATGTTACATTTATAGGTTCACACACATCTGAATAAGCTAAATCTAATAcatctttagtttttgaagagtgtttctgaaaaaaatttcatgcaacttaccaaccaagcAATGATCATAAGATAATTGTGCATCATCTacctttggtaacaaattcttcttagCGAGCAAATCGATTCCCCTTTGACTCATGTGACTCAACCTCCTATGCAACAAATATGACGAAATGTCATCAGTAACTGCATTTACCTCAACACTACTGATTCGAGACTTCATACCATGCAAAGAGCCAAATCTGCTACCTCTAACCAACACTAATACCCCTTTTGTCAATTTCCAACCAGCCTGACTAAAAgaagtacaatatccatcttcatTTAGTCTTCctacagaaatcaaattcattctaaGATCTAGAACACgtctcacatctctcaaagtcaattTTCATCTTGTGTTCGTCTCAATGCAAACATCTCATACCCCAATAATCTTCGAAGTATCACTATTGCCTATGTGAACTACTTCAAGATCACTTGCTCTGTAAGATAAGAACAAATCTCTACATGGTGTGGCATGATAAAATGCCCCaatatctaaaatccatgtagaatcaccattctCAACTGTAAGACAAACATTTTCCTCGGATAAAAGTAAcactacctcatcatctgaagcaactgcagtgtaTTCTTTTGGTTTCACATTTTCTTGactattctttttttgtttttttttttttcatttcctgcAATCAATCTTTTTGTAACCTGGAATACCATGGTAAAAGCGTTTACCTgtcattttttctcttgatttgGACCTAGATTTTGATCTGTCATAccatttgttacggttcttctATCTGCCATTACTAGCACTTGTGAGCTAGtagtaccaagagactttctctttgtctcttcatttaaaatgttgctggttacatgcttcatcgttAGCACACCATCTGGAGtggagttgctcaaagaaaaaactaaagtcTCTCAACTATCAGGAAGAGAACTGagattcatcatctaatatcattttcatggctgacaATTGATTAATTATGTGTTGCACTTCATTCAAATACTTTGACACAGGTTTTTCCTCTCTAAGTTTGAGATTTGCCAATTGCCTGATCAAGAAAGCCTTGCTTCCAACTGTTTTCCTCGCATAAAGATTATGCAATTTCTGTCATAATGACTTAACACTCGCCTCTacggataccaaatgaaaaatactGTCATTtaaccattgtctgatggtgcAAATGGTTTTCTTATCTAATAACTTCTATTTATCATCAGTCATATTCGTTGGCCTGTTATTCTCAATGGGTGCATACAAATCTTTACAATAAAGCAAATActccatttttgttttccatataGTCCAATTGTTTCCATTTAGAGAGATCATCATAGTGGGGGTCGACTCCATATTTCAATAAGAATGAACACATCAAACTTAACGCTCTGctaccactttgttatagttGTTTTCCCTCAACAAAGTTGTTTCCAACATGAAAAAGAACTATGATATGAGTATATTCTTGCAAAGATTGATTACCCCTGCAAACGAATACTTAGGAAAACAATAACCAGCCAAAAACAACACTTAATGCTGTCAAAAACGCTTTCAAACTTCAAGCATGCATATATCCAATAATTACACAACTAACAACAACCTTTAGCATCAACATAGCAATCCAAACAAGTTGATTTTATAAGAGAGATTGGACAAAGTTGCTGAAAATTGGAATCACTCGGCTACTAGCACAAGATTGAGTTCCCAACAccaatattgcagcaatatatatcaaaatatatgctagataatgcagaaaataagagacaccaatatacgtggaaaactcCCAATAAttgggtaaaaaaccacgggcaagagagatatatatatctcaaaGAAGCAACACAACCACATCAATATGTGTTGTTCTTCTTGCAGAGAATAACATAAATCATCTTAAAGAACGAATGCATAAGAaaactacaagaaaagaaatcaccatgtgttcttcttttcttttccttgttttcttcactttctctctctacacttgcACCCATACAATTGCACAAACCCTCAATCAtgttctccttcttcctttttccttcttgccTACCTCCACCCCTCTCTTCTTGATGTGTGTGAGCCGCAAGAGGGaagccctcttttcttcttcttcccaaagAAAgtgaaacgagagagagagaggacgtgAGAGAGTAGGGCACCGTCGggcaatgttatcactggcatagcgtatcgcgtatcggtcgggccgacctatacgccgtatcataacgtatcgtaaacgtatcataaaattaattttttattttaaaaaaatattaaaaaatcgtaaaaaattctaaaaaatcataaaaaatccgaaaaaaatccgaaaaacaagtaaaaatcagaaaaaatcaagaaaaatgtatttaaaggaacattcatcattcatgtacatgattatgaactatgaactatgaactatgaacaacacattctaaaataagaaatcagacattcaaaataacataataagcagctgaagagaattcgattacatcacaattcataagttcaaaagtaaaaacataaagTTATCAATAATGAttcattcaagtttcaacaacaatcgtcatttccatcatcatcttcatgatcatcttcattttcttcattaagtgcttctatcccctctcccctctgttggaaatggaatgtcaccaacattccattgctctccaacctctccttcttcaataatctTTGCTACTccttcaaggttcaaaaaatcaagatcgtcctcaagGTCATCAAGTATTACAGattgttcttcttcaacccaagaatctaatatatcaaaatggtcaatgttgacaggatcatattgagtgtgatgcttcctcgtagatgttgtttctaattGTCTAACAAGAgaacaaattaacaaaatgttagaaattaaaatatatgttaaaatttgctattttgcaTAACAGATGtgtacctttgtctcaacttcatattataacgaacgtaaacaaggtcattcaaccttttatgttccaacctattcctcttcttattgtggatgtgctgaaatacacttcaatttctttcacatccagttgcactacatgtttggctgaggattctaattgcaagcttccttatTTATGGGCAATCAGGCtcaaacctttcccaccacaaatctaatatcagatggaaagtaaaaatgagatagaataaatatatgagaaagtagaagctaaacaacaaataaaataaaccaaaaagtataaagtctctttttctaatacctggatGCATAGTTGACCTGCATCGAATTGATGTGTCTCTCCCCATGCTACCAAAAGCCGTATCATATTTATTGATTgacatatggatagcgtcttgttctttataatcacttactaatacctcaatacaatccaacatgtCATACTTGACATCTCtatccttcttaaaagtgggaagatatctaatagcaggatttaggtagtaggctgctgcatgaagtggatgatgaagttgtccagaccacctttcatctataatctttcatataggcatgtacaacttcttttttcccttcatattatttctaatggcctccttggctctgtccatagactcgtataaatatccaatagaaggcctatcttcactatcaactaatctgaagactttcactagaggtacacaaatcttgaATAactgcacacatgattcccaaaagtcagcatcgaacatggtatccacaactgtcatagcctttcttttataggcatgtggatatgcagcccaatcatcacttgaaaacatctacCTAAGAGGAGTTCTTTGCTTGAttataccctgcacagtcaaaacatttgtagcaaaccatGTTTGTGCAGGTTGAATCAATTCAGcgccatttgtgaatttcctcatcaaattcaagatataagcatgattataaataaacttcgtgatttcttggcatctttgaactgtcaacttcatatcatctctttcaccatGATCCTAAAGCATAAGTtttacacagtgagcagcacatggactccaataaaatgtcctatATCGTGTTGCTAACctttcacctgcagctttataatttgttgcattatcagtgataaattgcacAACATTTTgaggcccaacttcttgtataactttatcaaaagctcaaacaaaacatcagcagtcttaagagtatcagacaaatcaacagattttaagaacatagtaccaagagggcaatatacaaggaagttacCAATGTTCTattcttgatgtctgtccacccatctgccattacactgcatcctgtagctttccagctcaatttcagttcatcacaatatgccttgacatctctaactacattgttgagaattttacctcgcaatttatgaaaagaggacATTTTATACCCTCGGCCTACAGTAGCAATCACATCTGCTAtagcctgaaaatgaaaagagtttgttgcattgaagggaatggatgcgtcatagaaccaccttcatATGGTTTCATCTGTTGCTTCAACAATATCTTTTGAACACATGGTtgtacgaatctcaggctgagcaccaacAGTAGTATAAgtgggaaaaaaaatcttgatcAAACCAGACATATTACTCGACTTCATAGTAGGTATTCTACCAACACCAATACGACCCTCACTCCTACCACGTCCTCGTAAACCTGTACttgcacttgcacctcttcGTTTTTTGGTTGCAGTTGAAGAACCACCTGTATGCATAATGTctttccctttagttgttcccaaactgacaccaacatgttcttcttcaagctcaacatcttcaccttcactttcttcctgttcatgtgggtccccatatccttcctctgcatcttgcatttccttttcaatcctatttgctttcactgcattaaGAAGCTCCATATGTTGGTGCTTTACATATgctggcaatgggttctcttgggagccattgcaagcagccacatcgctgtgtgtaccagctatatggtttttaaagcgagagatccctcctgatataatttgcttacaataattgcacttaactcttaacctatctttggtattcacccttgtacaccactgccatgcaggatccgacattataccttcacaaaacaagtaaaaacatacaaataaacgtaggaaataagagaaatgaacgattcaatggcaaaaatgagttatttcttaccttcttggtgttagaaactaaaaaaccctctttctccaagcttcccaccatCCCGACactccccacaacaagaaataaagcttcttcaccggcgaatcttgatgcaaatggagaaaatctctccctctcacgtttcttgcagtgtttagaaacaatagaagagagagagaggagcataggttttaaaaaaagacgcaaaaaaggggccgttgggcccctttttcatttttaccctgtatcgtacgatacgcgtgcgATACGCATGTGTAGCGTATAACATGTATcgtattgtttttgttgatacgTAAGATGCGGATAACATTGCCGTCGGGTGcccttccctctttttttccatCGTTTgggtcgggtcctctcttgaggctggacccgaacCAACAAACTCCCCATCCAACCTCAAGAGAAGGATCATACCTACAAAAGAACAAACTTAATGCACtaccttaaaggcagtcattCCAATTTCCAACTAGGTCTCTACACTTGTCATGCTTCTCTTTAaatagagacttcgtcatcatatctgtaGGATTCTTCTTTGTATGTATCTTCTCTAAGTGCATTAGTTTTTGCTCATGCATATcacgaatccaatgatatctaACATCAATGTGTTTGGTCCTTGAGTGAAAAGCTGAATTCTTTAGCactttggctatcacaatgcaacacataggtcTTCTGATTAAGACCTATATTATGAAGGAAATTCTTCATCCACAACTCTTTATGCAacacaatgcaacacataggtcTTCTGATTAAGACCTATATTATGAAGGAAACTTTTCATCCACAACTCTTTACAAGTttcagttgctgcaatatattctgcctctaTAGTagaaagagcaacacacttctgCAACCTGGACTGCCATGATACAGCCCCTcccctgcaaaagtaaaaacataacaaaaaggAGAGTAACAGACTTATTAGAGTTCAAGTTATCTGTCATGTTTGCAccaacaaatccttgtatctctaGGTTAtattcaccaaaacataaacagtaattggtgttgggtcgggtccaacctcaagagaggacccgacccgggcgatggaaaaaaagggggaagggcacccgatggtgccctaCTCTCTCACGTCCTCTCCCTCACTCGTTTCACTCTCcttgggaagaagaagaaaaagatggttTCCTTCTTGCGGCTCAcacacaacaagaagaaaaggggaGGAGGTaggcaagaaggaaagaggaagaagaagaacacggTTGAGGAGGGTTCGTGCAGTCGTTTGGGTGCAAGtgcagagagagaaaatgaagaaaacaagggaaaaaaagaagaacacgtggtgatttcttttcttgttgttttcatatgcatttattttttaGGATGATTTATGATATtctctgcaaaaaaaaaacaacacctATTAATGTGGTTGTATTGTCTGTTTGAAATATATGTATCTCTCTTGCTTGTGGTTTTTTACtccattattgggggtttttccacgtatattggtGTCTCTTGTTTTCTGCACTATCTAACATATATTGCGACATATATTACTGCAATATTGACGTTGGGAACTCAATTTTGTGCTAGCAGCCGAGTGATTCCgattttcagcagttttgtgcAATCTCTCTTATAAAATCAATTTGTTTGgattgttatgttgatgttaAAGGCTGTTGTTAGTTGCGTAATTATTGGATATATGCATGCTTGAAGTTTGAAAGCATTTATGACAGCATTAAGTGATGTTTTTGGCTGGTTATTGTCTTCCCAAATATTCGTTTGCAGGGGTAATCAATCTTTACAAGAATATACTCATATCGTGAGTTATTTTTCAAGTTGGAAACAACTTTGTTGGGGGAAAACtactataacaaagtggtatcagagtaTCAAGTTTCTTGTGTTCATTCTTATTGAAATATGGAGTCGACCCCCACTATGATGATCTCTCTAAATAGAAACAACTGGACtatatggaaaacaaaaattgaggATTTGCTCTATTGTAAAGAGTTGTATGCATCCATTGAGAATAACAGGCCAACGAATATGACTGATGATAAATGAAAGTTACTAGAtaggaaaaccattggcaccatcaaACAATGGTTAGATGATAGTGTCTTTCATTTGGTATCCACAGAGACGAGCGCAAAGTCATTATGACaaaagttgcatgatctttatgAGAGGTAAACAACTGGAAACAAGACTTTCCTTCTTGAGATCTGAGAAGGAGATGTGAATCATGCCAATCATCCCTCGGGTGCTATACGAAAAGCACAAGAACAAACTCACCCAAAATGTCACATCCATGAAAAGTGCCTAGCAGCACGATATTATGCATTTCACTGGAAATTCAGATTCTTGTAGACATGACACCCCATCTTTTCATATTGAACATTTCATTGTAACAACATTAACCAGCCATCATGCACCAATCAATGAGCCATTGTCGTGCGCAATTATCCTTACCAACAAAGAAATACTGCAATGACAAGATAAACTCACAGGCCCACACATTTGTGCAGCCACACGAGAAGAGAAACCAAAACCAAGTATAGGGAGTGAGTTTATGAGCAAAGATAATATTTGAACCTTCCCCAAAAAAGAGCATAAGGATCAAAAAAACATTTGTCTCTCGGTTAAAGGAAATTGCAAGGGtaaataataaatttattatcaaatatttactttttccaTCAAACCAAAATGAATCATTCCCTCCATCTCAATCCCTTTCTCAAAAAACACTATTAAACTCTTTACCCAACAGTCTGAAGTTCAATTTGTAAGCGACAAATCAATCAACAGAAATAATAgcacaaattaaaaaaagttatgtACACAACAACATGAATGTTGGTGAGAGGGAGACTCACTTGACTCTATCAAAGTTCAAACCCATGCGCTTCCCACCATCCTGTCCTGCACAACTAGAAAATCCATCCTCTCAATAACAGTTCTGGAGATCAAAGTAGCACCAATCGTGTAACACCCACAAACTatcttcaagaaaaagaaagaggagacaATTACCGGGCAAAGGATTGTAATAACCCAACACTTCAAGGTGTTTTCCATCTCTTGGGCACCTACTATCAGCTGCCATCACCCTGTAGAATGGCCGGTTTTTGCACCCAAACCGTGACAATCTAATCCTAACAACCATCGTTGCTTTCTGAAAGTCGGCTTTTCCTC containing:
- the LOC126410539 gene encoding uncharacterized protein LOC126410539, encoding MSDPAWQWCTRVNTKDRLRVKCNYCKQIISGGISRFKNHIAGTHSDVAACNGSQENPLPAYVKHQHMELLNAVKANRIEKEMQDAEEGYGDPHEQEESEGEDVELEEEHVGVSLGTTKGKDIMHTGGSSTATKKRRGASASTGLRGRGRSEGRIGVGRIPTMKSSNMSGLIKIFFPTYTTVGAQPEIRTTMCSKDIVEATDETI
- the LOC116264367 gene encoding 30S ribosomal protein S16-2, chloroplastic/mitochondrial-like, translated to MVVRIRLSRFGCKNRPFYRVMAADSRCPRDGKHLEVLGYYNPLPGQDGGKRMGLNFDRVKYWLSVGAQPSEPVQQILFRAGLLPPPPMLAMSRKGGPRDPRVIDPLSGRPLPSSKPEYDAKESEVEDEAASS